tgagcccaagaaaataaagtctgtaactgtttccattgcttccccatctattaaccatgaagttatgggaccagatgccatgatcttagtttattgaatgttgtgttttaagccagccttttcgctttcttctttcaccctcatcaaaaggttcttagtgcctctttgccttctgccatttGAATAGtaatatttgcatatctgagattgttgatatttctctctgcaatcttgatcccagcttttaattcatccagcccgacattctACATGATGCagtctgcacataagttaaagaagcagggtgacaagccTTGTCacactactttcccaattttgaaccagtccgttgttctatgtccatgtctaattgttgcttcttgacctgcatataggtttcttaagagacaggtaagatggtctggtattctcatctctttaaaaatttcccacagtttgttctgatgcACACaaccaaaggctttagtgtagtcaatgaagcagatttttttttctgaaattatcttgctttttctacgagccagtggatgttggcaatttaatctctggttcctttgccttttctaaatccaccttgtatATCTAGAAGTTCTccattcatgtactgctgaagcccagcttgaaaAATATTGAGCATtgccttactagcatgtgaaatgaactcaACTGTATAGTAGGATCCACAGAATCCTGCTTGGTTACAAACACTCTGAAATTTATATTCTTTCCTTTATCACGTTAGTTTGGTAAATCATATAATTATTTGAATGATTAAAGTTGGTTTAAATTAATTCTGttataagaactttaaaaagacTTTGAAATAAGTCATGAAACCTTAGTTTCAAAAGTACTGATTTAAAGtgaaaattcatttcaaatattaaatgtGTAGCTAATTATGGCAGGACTTTTGGGTCAACAGGAGAAATACTGAATTGATCAATTTTATTTGCAGTAGCATTTATCATCATAGAAACATTATTTAATAAAAGAATCGTTGTTTTCTGTGGAATCTCTCTTTTATCCTGCACTGACAcatttttttactcttttgttAGGTATCAGATACACACCGGACTTCAACATTCTATCATAAGACCTACCCAACCCAACTGCTTACCTCTGGACAATGCAACCCTACCTCAGAAGCTGAAGGAGGTTGGATATTCAACACATATCGTTGGAAAATGGCACTTGGGTTTTTATAGAAAAGAATGTATGCCCACCAAGAGAGGATTTGATACCTTTTTTGGTTCCCTCTTGGGAAGTGGCGATTACTATACACACTACAAATGTGACAGTCCTGGGATGTGTGGCTATGACTTGTACGAAAATGACAATGCTGCCTGGGACTACGACAACGGCATATACTCCACACAGATGTACACTCAGAGAGTGCAGCAAATCTTAGCTTCCCATGACCCCAGAAAgcctatatttttatacattgccTACCAAGCTGTGCACTCTCCACTGCAAGCCCCTGGGAGGTATTTTGAACACTACAGGTCCATTGTCAACATAAACCGACGCAGGTATGCTGCCATGCTCTCCTGCCTAGACGAAGCAATTAATAATGTGACCCTCGCTCTCAAGACATACGGTTTCTACAACAACAGCATTATCATATACTCTTCAGATAACGGCGGTCAGCCCACAGCAGGAGGGAGCAACTGGCCCCTGAGAGGGAGCAAAGGAACCTATTGGGAGGGAGGGATCCGGGCTGTTGGCTTCGTGCACAGCCCGCTCCTGAAGAACAAGGGCAGCGTGTGCAAGGAGCTCGTGCACATCACGGACTGGTACCCCACTCTGATTTCACTGGCTGAGGGGCAGATCGACGAGAGCATTCAGCTGGACGGCTATGACGTCTGGGAGACCATAAGCGAAGGCCTTCGCTCTCCCCGGGTGGACATCTTGCACAACATCGACCCCATTTATACCAAGGCGAAGAACGGCTCTTGGGCTGCAGGCTATGGGATCTGGAACACGGCCATTCAGTCCGCGATCAGGGTGCAGCACTGGAAGCTGCTCACAGGGAACCCGGGGTACAGTGACTGGGTGCCCCCCCAGTCCTTCAGCAACCTGGGCCCGAACCGGTGGCACAACGAGCGCATTACCTTGTCAACGGGCAAGAGCGTGTGGCTGTTCAACATCACAGCCGACCCCTACGAGAGAGTGGACCTTTCCAGCCGGTATCCCGGGATCGTAAAGCAGCTGCTCCGGAGGCTCTCCCAGTTCAACAAAACCGCGGTGCCGGTCAGGTACCCCCCCAAGGACCCCAGAAGTAACCCTCGGCTCAACGGGGGAGTCTGGGGGCCATGGTATAAAGAGGAAAGCAAGCAACAGAAGCCAagcaaaaagaaggctgagaaaaagcagaggaaaagtaAGGCGAAGAAGAAACAGCAGAAGGAGCGCTCCTTTCCAAACTGCCATTCAGGGATTTCTCGTGGATAAGGACAAATTTTTTtcctatcttcagttcagttcagttcagtcgctcagtcgtgtcggactctgcgacgccatggattgcagcacgccaggcctccctgtccatcaccaactcccggtgcctactcaaactcatgttcatctagtcggtgatgccatccaaccatctcatcctctgtcgtcaacttctcctcctgccttcaatcttgcccagaatcagggtcttttccaatgtgtcagttctttccatcaggtggccaaaatataggagtttcagcttcagcatcagtccttccaatgaacacccaggactcatctcctttaggatggactagttggatctccttgcagcccaagggactctcaagtgtcttctctaacatcacagttcaaaagcatccattcttcagcgctcagctttctttatagtccaacttccacattcatacatacatgactactggaaaaatcatagctctgactagacggacctttgttgaatCCGTTGGATTTTTGTTGGATCTTTGTTGGATTTTCCCTCTCTGGTTAAACTTAAATCAGTGCCGAGTTTTTCACCAGTTTCTAGATGAACCAGCAAATTTGGCTCAATCAGATCCCTGCCATCAGCATCAGACAGTTTTCATATTGTGCTACCCCAGAGACTTCTGCCAGCTGGAAATCGTGCTCCATGCCAAAGGCGCTGCTGTGGCGAGCCACACTTCAAGCAGAATGGAGATGTTTGTTTCTCTTGCTCCTTTATAAA
This genomic window from Muntiacus reevesi chromosome 16, mMunRee1.1, whole genome shotgun sequence contains:
- the ARSJ gene encoding arylsulfatase J isoform X1 — translated: MGERDVDLQTLEEKRLLPSSPFPQPSSPLGRMEGSRRVQAASSPVSLAKPPLPLPSSSRKGKRQDRTSKPTSPLPLFLGELKQKVRFCDSVEREEGGGSKELRVPKLSWFADQTHAARSASAGAPTPRGPRGLARSRRGVGDRSASPCAPGPRRRSYKEGVVNGGGRSVKGGCFFSSFGRLVSVWEIGKRLGEERATESPERVEKVIRNPVHCLQLLIRLGWCFLSALQLPSTFQLRGLLDRRPIPHPSVRAPLNSSSRPSSTPQPRGRKVLATSSSCSRYQIHTGLQHSIIRPTQPNCLPLDNATLPQKLKEVGYSTHIVGKWHLGFYRKECMPTKRGFDTFFGSLLGSGDYYTHYKCDSPGMCGYDLYENDNAAWDYDNGIYSTQMYTQRVQQILASHDPRKPIFLYIAYQAVHSPLQAPGRYFEHYRSIVNINRRRYAAMLSCLDEAINNVTLALKTYGFYNNSIIIYSSDNGGQPTAGGSNWPLRGSKGTYWEGGIRAVGFVHSPLLKNKGSVCKELVHITDWYPTLISLAEGQIDESIQLDGYDVWETISEGLRSPRVDILHNIDPIYTKAKNGSWAAGYGIWNTAIQSAIRVQHWKLLTGNPGYSDWVPPQSFSNLGPNRWHNERITLSTGKSVWLFNITADPYERVDLSSRYPGIVKQLLRRLSQFNKTAVPVRYPPKDPRSNPRLNGGVWGPWYKEESKQQKPSKKKAEKKQRKSKAKKKQQKERSFPNCHSGISRG
- the ARSJ gene encoding arylsulfatase J isoform X2 encodes the protein MARRGCAGPLPPPPSPQTWVWPRKMLAMGALAGFWVLSLLTYGYLSWGQGLEEEEEGALRAQTGERLEPSVTAVSQPHLIFILADDQGFRDVGYHGSEIKTPTLDKLAAEGVKLENYYVQPICTPSRSQFITGKYQIHTGLQHSIIRPTQPNCLPLDNATLPQKLKEVGYSTHIVGKWHLGFYRKECMPTKRGFDTFFGSLLGSGDYYTHYKCDSPGMCGYDLYENDNAAWDYDNGIYSTQMYTQRVQQILASHDPRKPIFLYIAYQAVHSPLQAPGRYFEHYRSIVNINRRRYAAMLSCLDEAINNVTLALKTYGFYNNSIIIYSSDNGGQPTAGGSNWPLRGSKGTYWEGGIRAVGFVHSPLLKNKGSVCKELVHITDWYPTLISLAEGQIDESIQLDGYDVWETISEGLRSPRVDILHNIDPIYTKAKNGSWAAGYGIWNTAIQSAIRVQHWKLLTGNPGYSDWVPPQSFSNLGPNRWHNERITLSTGKSVWLFNITADPYERVDLSSRYPGIVKQLLRRLSQFNKTAVPVRYPPKDPRSNPRLNGGVWGPWYKEESKQQKPSKKKAEKKQRKSKAKKKQQKERSFPNCHSGISRG